Proteins encoded together in one Theileria parva strain Muguga chromosome 3 map unlocalized ctg_530, whole genome shotgun sequence window:
- a CDS encoding putative integral membrane protein, which produces MESSDFLESTHPYEEDRRRSFFDFSSQRFVFFSILCVLFKSEAIFTFFVCWLRGLALTTGTIKIPTHNTLSHLWLLKPIFCLIIDLSNVSISQTNDGMDFSGKASKVQNRRRPNFLFFRISNYRVVILILSEYTMALCSVLLYILYKINCLNTYCTNILAYTLTLSLVCASAYGEGLFSRYIRGKGENTYLKSVAERLSLSSFYGYTTFLFLMFPVMFPDNKFGELLQLNSLFPLFLVFNAVFVSWLISRPVVSSHVPNSNALSPTASQVDISKADSENFSIQVLLSLFFLLVVSFRLKNDFYNRYKFSDVDQYVYLLFTQLFKLITSLFTFYFMSTRTLLNLSMGIFGTCLLLLYPLKSYTLRFFDNVVRLGTLRILLLGSFLSFIQQILMTYGLVISLFITHPGYEATTLSIPSFSAHLTHLCFRQRVIDYLEMSKKQIWACDILGIFFFSYCFSVLFNKDHPNFLEKFKKSLKILGDENQHKDNRGNQFNLATSLHNTQSSKSPWELQSDLSCDSGAL; this is translated from the exons ATGGAATCCAGTGATTTTTTGGAATCTACCCATCCCTACGAGGAAGACCGAAGACGGTCATTTTTCGACTTTTCATCGCAACGCTTTGTGTTCTTCTCGATTTTATGCGTCCTCTTTAAATCTGAGGCtattttcacatttttcGTGTGCTGGTTAAGAGGCCTTGCCTTAACCACAGGAACCATTAAGATTCCAACCCACAACACACTGTCCCACCTCTGGCTTCTAAAGCCCATTTTCTGTTTAATTATAGATTTATCAAATGTTTCAATATCGCAGACTAATGATGGGATGGATTTTAGCGGAAAGGCTTCGAAGGTACAAAATAGAAGGCGGCCTAACTTTCTATTCTTCAGAATTTCAAACTACAGAGTTGTGATTCTAATACTGTCAGAGTATACAATGGCACTGTGTTCAGTACTCTTGTATATACTCTACAAAATCAACTGTTTAAACACCTATTGTACTAATATCTTGGCTTATACTCTCACACTAAGCCTTGTATGTGCAAGTGCGTACGGTGAAGGGTTATTCTCAAGATACATAAGAGGGAAAGGAGAAAATACATATCTTAAATCAGTGGCTGAAAGACTTTCTCTGTCCTCTTTCTACGGATACACAACCTTCCTTTTCCTAATGTTCCCAGTCATGTTTCCCGATAACAAGTTCGGGGAATTGCTACAGTTAAACTCACTGTTCCCcttatttttagtatttaacGCAGTTTTTGTATCATGGCTCATTAGCAGACCAGTTGTGTCATCACACGTTCCAAATAGTAACGCTCTATCACCAACAGCTTCTCAGGTTGATATTTCAAAGGCCGATTCAGAGAACTTCTCAATTCAAGTTCTACTATCACTATTTTTTCTATTAGTGGTGTCATTTAGgctaaaaaatgatttcTACAATAGATATAAGTTTTCAGACGTCGATCAATACGTTTATCTACTCTTCACGCA GTTATTTAAGCTAATCACATCGCTGtttactttttattttatgagTACAAGGACTTTGCTAAACCTTTCAATGGGAATTTTCGGGACCTGCTTACTACTTCTATACCCTCTAAAGTCCTATACACTCAGATTTTTCGACAACGTAGTAAGACTAGGCACACTTAGGATTCTACTCTTAGGGTCGTTTTTGTCCTTTATACAGCAGATTCTCATGACATACGGACTTGTAATCTCACTCTTCATCACTCACCCTGGCTATGAAGCCACAACCCTGAGCATCCCGTCCTTTTCAGCACATCTAACACACCTCTGCTTCAGGCAAAGAGTCATAGATTACCTGGAAATGTCCAAAAAACAAATCTGGGCTTGCGATATTCTAGGAATCTTCTTCTTTTCCTACTGCTTCTCAGTTCTCTTCAACAAGGACCACCCGAATTTTCTGGAAAAATTCAAGAAATCGCTCAAAATTCTAGGAGACGAAAATCAGCATA AAGATAACAGGGGGAACCAGTTCAATTTAGCGACATCTCTTCATAATACACAGAGTTCAAAATCGCCCTGGGAACTACAAAGTGACCTCTCATGTGACTCAGGAGCtctctaa
- the CCT1 gene encoding T-complex protein 1 subunit alpha, translating to MTVGILGHRTTGKEVRAGNVNAVQAIANILKSSLGPKGLDKMLVDDLGDVTITNDGATMLKQLEVQHPAAKLLVDLSELQDQEVGDGTTSVVLIAAELLKRANSLANSGIHPTSIITGYKMALRESVKFIREHMSLSLDSMGTEVLMNIAKTTLSSKLVGFDSEYFAQLVVKAIKTVKTLSDDGDYKYPVGRINVIKVHGKSAKESYVVNGYALLMGRASQGMPLSVKNAKIAFLDFPLKQYRLHLGIQVNVTDPQELENIRLKEKDITKERVKKILDSGCNVVLSSQGIDDMSMKYFVEAGVIAARRVPKKDLKNISKITNGKLLLTLSNLDGEESFSSDYLGTCESVEEKRIGDWDALFFNTSNNSTEKGESSCTLVLRGANEFFINELERSVHDALCALSTALEQNSLVPGGGSVETSLSIHLHNYSKSMSSREQLAIDEFADALLVIPKTLSLNAALDATEHVSLLKSFHAKYHSDREKYKEYKWYGLSLNNGKVGNNLEMGVLEATMSKIKSIKFATEAAITILRIDDLITLEPEKQPMGEDD from the exons ATGACAGTTGGAATCCTGGGACACAGGACTACCGGAAAGGAAGTCAGAGCCGGAAATG TTAATGCAGTTCAAGCAATAGCTAACATACTTAAGTCAAGTTTGGGCCCGAAAGGCCTTGATAAAATGCTAGTTGATGACCTCGGCGACGTCACAATTACAAATGATGGAGCGACAATGTTAAAGCAATTGGAAGTTCAGCACCCAGCAGCAAAACTGCTCGTTGATTTATCTGAACTCCAAGACCAagaa gTTGGAGATGGTACCACATCTGTTGTTTTGATTGCAGCTGAGTTATTAAAACGTGCAAATTCCCTCGCAAACTCTGGGATTCATCCCACCTCAATCATCACTGGATACAAAATGGCCTTAAGA GAGAGCGTGAAGTTCATTCGTGAGCATATGAGTTTGAGTTTAGATTCAATGGGAACAGAGGTTTTGATGAACATCGCAAAGACCACACTTTCCTCTAAATTGGTCGGTTTCGACTCCGAGTACTTTGCTCAACTCGTTGTAAAGGCCATTAAAACAGTTAAGACTTTGAGTGACGACGGAGACTACAAGTACCCCGTTGGGAGAATTAACGTGATTAAGGTTCACGGGAAAAGTGCAAAGGAGTCCTACGTAGTCAATGGCTACGCCCTTCTTATGGGTAGAGCCTCACAAGGAATGCCATTGTCAGTCAAAAACGCCAAGATTGCCTTCCTCGACTTTCCTCTAAAACAATACCGTCTTCATCTCGGCATTCAAGTCAACGTTACCGACCCACAAGAACTTGAAAACATCCGACTTAA AGAAAAGGATATAACTAAGGAAAGAGTGAAGAAGATACTCGACTCGGGCTGCAATGTGGTATTAAGTTCACAGGGAATTGATGATATGTCGATGAAGTACTTTGTTGAAGCTGGAGTAATTGCAGCCAGAAGAGTCCCGAAAAAAGACCTTAAAAATATCTCAAAAATCACAAATG GTAAACTCCTTTTAACGTTATCAAACCTTGATGGTGAGGAGTCTTTTTCCAGCGATTATTTGGGAACGTGTGAAAGCGTGGAAGAAAAGAGAATTGGAGATTGGGATGCACTTTTCTTCAACACTTCAAATAACA GTACTGAAAAGGGCGAAAGTAGTTGCACCTTGGTATTAAGAGGAGCCAACGAGTTCTTTATAAATGAACTTGAAAGATCAGTACATGATGCGCTTTGCGCACTAAGCACTGCTCTGGAACAAAACTCACTAGTGCCAGGAGGAGGATCAGTAGAAACCTCCCTCTCAATACACCTGCACAATTATTCCAAGTCAATG agtTCAAGAGAACAATTGGCAATTGATGAATTTGCAGATGCTCTACTTGTTATTCCCAAAACACTATCACTGAACGCAGCATTAGATGCAACTGAGCATGTCTCATTACTTAAATCATTCCATGCAAAGTACCATTCGGATCGG GAAAAGTATAAGGAGTATAAATGGTACGGTTTATCCTTGAATAACGGCAAAGTCGGCAATAACCTTGAGATGGGAGTATTAGAGGCCACCATGAGCAAGATCAAATCAATCAAATTTGCAACTGAGGCGGCCATAACAATTCTCAGAATTGACGACTTAATCACTCTCGAACCAGAAAAGCAACCCATGGGCGAAGATGATTGa
- a CDS encoding LEM3 (ligand-effect modulator 3) family / CDC50 family protein: MRRESPNISELRPMASDHHEREANNQQEFDSPSKEFKDLLEKGLKEPNVQRAQNLSSSQNDVSVSIENKVLWLPSGKGLGPDYKSRAYRVCQKDFSHNYFVYYMYTPVWSAVLSISLGVLLAVLTLILFFFSSSVNVEVPYTELDQGPIIVNITKDFKPPIYIYYKISEFYVTHKKVVYDSGPSLAAKSTCQNYKTFAEILDLRCINGKNTLNGIDEWCQNHNQNPQFNLPAYPCGPLAATMMTDNFEICPNVVPRNAAGTYEGADFNGCLDIQIHDYPDLWRFGPFNVKRKQYTKGFCWIDLSNPLYHSWLQHPYANTFLKPYGVIYDEVPEGEYKIHLVNNLWPDQEWKARKSIYITCINFLGTKSLPLEIALLSISGLYIVTGIILLILYYSGFKIEKSPWRGLVKVTAGIVTEKEEIIRRSSIMEDDYGSFEPPPKLGKCLCPLH; this comes from the exons atgaGAAGGGAATCTCCAAATATCAGTGAGTTGAGGCCAATGGCCTCAGACCACCACGAAAGGGAGGCTAATAATCAGCAAGAATTCGATTCGCCTTCCAAGGAGTTCAAAGATTTGCTAGAAAAGGGCCTAAAGGAACCAAATGTGCAAAGAGCACAAAATTTAAGTTCGAGTCAGAACGATGTGTCTGTATCAATCGAAAATAAAGTGCTATGGCTGCCATCAGGCAAGGGTTTGGGCCCTGACTACAAGAGTAGAGCATATCGCGTTTGTCAAAAGGATTTTTCACACAATTACTTCGTTTATTATATGTATACACCCGTTTGGTCGGCAGTTCTTTCCATTTCACTGGGAGTCTTGCTGGCTGTTTTGACCTTGATTTTGTTCTTTTTCTCAAGTTCAGTTAATGTGGAAGTGCCATACACAGAACTTGACCAGGGACCAATCATAGTTAACATAACCAAGGACTTCAAGCCTCCAATATACATCTACTACAAAATCTCTGAGTTTTACGTCACTCATAAAAAAGTCGTTTATGACTCGGGACCTTCATTAGCCGCTAAAAGCACATGCCAAA ATTATAAGACTTTTGCTGAGATATTGGACTTGCGCTGTATTAATGGAAAGAACACTTTGAATGGAATTGACGAATGGTGCCAGAACCACAATCAGAATCCACAGTTTAACCTCCCTGCATACCCATGTGGGCCCCTGGCAGCCACGATGATGACTGACAACTTTGAGATTTGTCCGAACGTGGTACCTAGAAACGCAGCTGGTACCTACGAAGGAGCCGATTTCAACGGTTGCCTGGATATACAAATTCACGATTACCCCGATTTATGGCGTTTTGGACCTTTCAAC GTTAAGAGGAAGCAGTACACTAAGGGATTTTGCTGGATAGACTTGAGTAATCCACTGTACCACTCATGGCTTCAGCACCCGTATGCAAACACGTTCCTGAAACCTTACGGGGTGATTTACGACGAGGTACCTGAAGGAGAGTACAAGATCCACCTGGTTAATAACCTGTGGCCTGACCAGGAGTGGAAGGCGAGGAAATCAATCTACATAACCTGCATTAACTTCTTGGGAACAAAGTCACTACCACTTGAAATTGCACTTCTCTCAATCA GCGGATTATACATTGTGACTGGAATTATACTTTTAATATTGTACTACTCTGGCTTCAAAATTGAGAAGT cACCATGGCGTGGACTGGTCAAGGTAACAGCAGGAATAGTTACAGAAAAGGAAGAAATAATTAGAAGGTCTAGCATAATGGAGGATGATTACGGGTCATTCGAACCTCCACCAAAATTAGGGAAATGCCTGTGCCCCTtacattaa
- the polr2a gene encoding RNA polymerase Rpb1 domain 1 family protein, producing MTTVIDLNRPFSPCELKRIRAIEFGLLDPELVKRMSVCEITLTELYREGIPQTGGLNDLRMGTTDPRHICLTCSMDLKYCPGHFGHIVLAKPMYHYGFMMTVLKILRCVCFNCSKLLLNKNDPRVQLILKSPSSSFRLNHLSELCSASRTCRIDTQTNTKIEGCGYPQPSYTKEGPNLMIQFSQKQREILEESDEQCNDIKRPLTPEEAFKVLRGITLEDMKCLGFVPERSQPCWLILQVLPVPPPAVRPYVQYGSDRSEDDLTLKLLDVLKTNNLIKRHDKRATAPHIIQEMCQLLQFHITTLFDNDIPGMPIASTRSKKPIKSIRARLKGKEGRLRGNLMGKRVDFSARTVITGDPNIPIDTIGVPKSIAMTLTFCETVNSLNYESLRKKVETGPHDWPGAKYIIRDDGTRFDLRHVKKSSELQLEYGYKVERHMQDGDYILFNRQPSLHKMSIMGHRAKILPYSTFRLNLSVTTPYNADFDGDEMNLHLVQTHETRAEVKHLMLVPKQIVSPQGNRPVMGIVQDSLLAVSKFTKRDTFLTRDELMSLLIWIPYWDGKLPQPAIFFPKNLWTGKQVISVLLTFNQSQGITNINLIRDGTIKLDKDNLNCSINDSRVIIRKNEHISGIICKKTVGCSSGSLIHILWHEAGPEKCRDFLTTLQKVVNNWFLQIGFTVSCSDICCSESTLNKVSRILDKSKKEVQKLVLQAQKGKLKCQPGKSLFESFEARVNKELNDAREQSGSIVASSLNLSNNILSMVNSGSKGSTINISQIIACVGQQNVEGKRIPFGFRDRSLPHFIKHDYGPESRGFVSNSYLSGLTPQEMFFHAMGGREGIIDTACKTSETGYVQRRLIKAMEDVMVQYDRTARNGNGEILQFLYGEDGMGAEYIEDQFIDLMRLDDEEIHRRFSHDFRSESYGLGWISEEIRNAILSDFSQQVILVEEFQKLLDLKKMICEEIFPSGDYSQHLPINIKRILEYATTQFPASSTSKLNPVEIAQRTNKLLESLIIINTSGPNDILSEEAQQNATILIKAHLRCHLNSRYLMEQVQISSLALDWVYGEVERCFFKAIANPGECVGAIAAQSIGEPATQMTLNTFHFAGVSSKNVTLGLPRLKELINVVTNVRTPSLTIYLDPSINKDQERAKEMQTLLEYTNFEKIVLSYTVVYDPVVDRTIIEEDYEWVRDYYEFPDEEMGTLGQFVLRIVLNSKIMTDKRLTMKEVGEIIYSEFSNGEIDAIYTDDNSELLVMRIRVKYGGEGDNSGPSDTEADFLNKFMTDVLCGIKLRGVKGITKVYMREENCVRYNSAVGSFDRVSQWVLDTDGCNLESVLPITCVDYTKTFSNDVSEIFHVFGIEAARRALLREIRAVISFDGAYVNYRHLSLLCDIMTQKGYLMSITRHGINRADRGPLIKCSFEETLETLLTAAVFGEVDHLKGVTENVIVGQLSPYGTGAFDIMIDEVKLRDANQTNAINVADTLGLVSPDSSPLSPSTPATKQTMSPMAFSPTYTSLMMSPVGGIGMGPSTPGLMVDTYALGGSFSPTSPTSPMSPTSPMSPTSPMSPMSPTSAMSPVYSPAYSPTSPMSPTSPANALSPTSPVYSPAYSPTSPTSAMSPTSPVYSPAYSPTSPNLGYAPTSPVYSPAYSPTSPNYGYSPTSPLSPTSPAYSPTDPFSPNPFQDID from the coding sequence ATGACGACGGTGATCGATTTGAATCGACCCTTTTCTCCCTGTGAGCTCAAACGCATCAGGGCAATAGAATTTGGGCTCTTGGACCCAGAACTAGTAAAACGAATGTCAGTATGTGAAATAACTCTTACTGAGTTATACCGAGAGGGAATCCCCCAAACCGGAGGACTTAACGATCTCCGAATGGGAACAACTGACCCTCGTCACATATGTTTGACCTGTTCTATggatttaaaatattgtcCAGGCCATTTTGGACATATAGTTTTAGCAAAGCCCATGTATCACTACGGATTTATGATGACtgtgttaaaaattctCCGTTGCGTATGTTTTAACTGCAGCAAACTGCTACTAAACAAGAATGACCCAAGAGTCCAGCTTATCCTGAAGTCCCCTTCAAGTTCTTTCAGGCTAAATCACCTTTCAGAACTCTGTTCAGCCTCTCGCACCTGCAGAATTGACACTCAAACTAACACAAAGATCGAGGGTTGCGGGTACCCACAGCCCAGCTACACCAAGGAGGGGCCTAACCTGATGATCCAGTTCTCACAGAAGCAACGTGAGATTCTTGAGGAGTCAGATGAGCAGTGTAACGACATTAAACGTCCCTTGACGCCTGAGGAAGCCTTTAAGGTTTTAAGGGGGATTACACTTGAGGACATGAAGTGCCTTGGATTCGTTCCTGAACGATCACAACCGTGCTGGCTGATTCTCCAGGTGCTTCCAGTACCACCTCCTGCAGTTAGACCGTACGTGCAATATGGAAGCGATCGCAGTGAGGACGACCTAACACTCAAATTGTTGGACGttttaaaaacaaacaACTTGATTAAAAGACACGATAAGAGAGCCACAGCGCCACACATCATACAGGAGATGTGCCAACTTCTCCAGTTCCACATTACAACACTATTTGATAACGATATCCCAGGAATGCCAATAGCATCAACGAGGTCTAAAAAACcaataaaatcaattcGAGCACGTTTAAAGGGCAAGGAGGGAAGATTACGTGGGAATCTGATGGGTAAGAGGGTTGACTTCTCTGCACGTACAGTGATCACTGGTGACCCAAATATCCCAATTGATACGATTGGAGTGCCGAAAAGCATCGCAATGACCCTTACATTCTGTGAAACAGTAAACTCACTAAACTACGAAAGCTTGAGGAAGAAGGTCGAAACTGGCCCTCACGACTGGCCAGGAGCAAAGTACATAATAAGAGACGACGGAACTAGATTTGACCTTCGTCATGTGAAGAAGAGCAGTGAACTACAGCTAGAGTATGGATACAAGGTGGAACGTCACATGCAGGACGGAGATTACATACTGTTTAACCGTCAACCCTCTCTCCATAAGATGAGTATTATGGGTCACAGGGCCAAGATTTTGCCGTATTCAACCTTCAGACTTAACTTAAGTGTTACAACTCCTTACAACGCAGACTTTGACGGAGATGAGATGAACTTACACCTGGTTCAGACACACGAAACGAGGGCCGAAGTCAAGCATCTGATGCTAGTCCCAAAGCAGATTGTGTCTCCGCAAGGAAACAGACCAGTGATGGGTATTGTACAGGACTCACTGTTGGCCGTCTCCAAGTTCACAAAACGAGACACATTTCTGACTAGGGATGAGCTAATGTCGCTCCTAATTTGGATCCCATACTGGGACGGAAAGTTGCCTCAGCCGGCGATTTTCTTCCCGAAAAATCTCTGGACGGGTAAGCAGGTGATTTCAGTGCTCCTAACCTTTAACCAGTCCCAAGGAATAACGAACATAAACTTGATAAGGGATGGAACAATAAAGCTGGACAAGGATAACCTAAACTGCAGTATTAATGACTCAAGAGTTATAATCAGAAAGAATGAGCATATAAGTGGAATAATTTGCAAGAAAACAGTGGGATGCAGCTCAGGTTCCCttattcatattttgtGGCATGAAGCTGGACCTGAGAAGTGCCGCGACTTTCTGACAACACTCCAAAAGGTAGTTAACAACTGGTTCCTGCAAATAGGGTTTACAGTCTCCTGCAGTGATATTTGCTGCTCAGAGTCTACTTTGAACAAGGTGTCCAGGATCTTGGACAAGAGTAAGAAGGAGGTACAGAAGTTGGTCTTGCAGGCACAAAAGGGGAAGTTGAAGTGCCAGCCAGGAAAGTCTCTGTTTGAATCATTTGAGGCAAGAGTGAATAAAGAATTAAACGATGCGCGTGAGCAGTCAGGAAGTATTGTGGCATCATCACTGAACCTCTCAAACAACATACTGTCAATGGTAAATTCAGGCTCAAAAGGAAGCACGATTAACATATCTCAAATTATTGCATGTGTCGGACAGCAGAACGTGGAAGGAAAGAGAATTCCATTTGGCTTTAGAGACCGCAGTCTCCCACACTTCATAAAGCATGATTATGGACCAGAGAGTAGAGGTTTCGTCTCAAATTCATATCTTAGTGGTTTAACTCCCCAGGAGATGTTCTTTCACGCAATGGGAGGCCGAGAGGGTATTATAGATACAGCCTGCAAGACTAGTGAGACGGGTTATGTGCAGAGGAGGCTAATTAAGGCCATGGAGGATGTTATGGTCCAGTATGACCGCACTGCAAGGAATGGAAACGGTGAAATCCTGCAGTTTCTCTACGGAGAAGACGGAATGGGAGCCGAATACATTGAGGACCAGTTCATAGACTTGATGAGACTGGACGACGAAGAGATCCACCGCAGGTTCAGCCACGACTTCAGGAGTGAGTCATACGGTCTAGGCTGGATCAGTGAGGAGATAAGGAACGCGATTCTATCTGACTTTTCACAGCAAGTGATTCTGGTTGAGGAGTTTCAGAAACTTCTGGACCTAAAGAAGATGATTTGCGAGGAGATTTTCCCGAGTGGAGACTACTCCCAGCACTTGCCAATCAACATTAAGCGCATCTTAGAGTATGCAACAACTCAGTTCCCAGCCTCTTCAACCAGCAAGCTGAACCCAGTAGAGATAGCACAGCGTACTAATAAACTGTTGGAAAGCCTAATCATAATTAATACGAGTGGACCAAATGATATATTGTCAGAAGAGGCCCAACAAAACGCTACGATCTTGATCAAAGCTCATTTAAGGTGTCATTTGAATAGCAGGTACTTGATGGAGCAGGTTCAAATCAGTAGTTTAGCCCTTGACTGGGTATACGGTGAAGTTGAACGTTGTTTTTTCAAGGCTATTGCAAACCCTGGAGAATGTGTAGGCGCAATTGCAGCCCAATCAATAGGTGAGCCAGCAACTCAAATGACGCTAAACACATTCCATTTCGCTGGTGTATCGAGTAAGAATGTGACTCTGGGTCTCCCACGTCTTAAGGAGTTGATTAATGTGGTAACAAACGTGAGAACGCCATCACTCACGATTTACTTAGACCCGTCAATCAACAAAGATCAGGAAAGAGCGAAGGAGATGCAGACGCTTTTGGAGTACACAAACTTCGAGAAGATAGTGCTGAGTTACACTGTGGTCTACGACCCCGTAGTTGACAGGACGATAATAGAGGAAGATTACGAGTGGGTTCGAGACTACTATGAGTTCCCAGACGAGGAGATGGGGACGCTGGGCCAATTTGTACTGAGAATCGTACTTAACAGCAAGATAATGACAGATAAGAGGTTGACGATGAAGGAGGTTGGTGAGATAATATACTCAGAGTTTTCTAATGGGGAAATTGACGCGATATACACTGATGATAACAGTGAGCTTCTGGTGATGAGAATTAGGGTTAAGTACGGCGGGGAAGGTGACAACTCAGGACCATCTGACACTGAGGCCGACTTCTTAAACAAGTTCATGACCGACGTTCTCTGCGGAATAAAGCTTAGAGGTGTAAAGGGAATAACGAAGGTGTACATGAGAGAGGAGAATTGTGTGCGTTACAACAGCGCAGTTGGTAGTTTCGACCGCGTCTCGCAGTGGGTACTGGATACGGATGGCTGTAACCTGGAAAGTGTCCTCCCAATAACTTGCGTAGACTACACTAAAACATTCAGCAATGATGTTAGTGAGATCTTCCATGTCTTTGGTATAGAGGCCGCAAGAAGAGCTCTTCTACGTGAAATCAGAGCAGTCATTTCGTTTGACGGAGCATACGTCAACTACCGCCACCTCTCACTCCTCTGCGATATCATGACACAGAAAGGATACCTGATGAGTATTACGAGGCACGGAATTAACAGAGCAGATAGGGGTCCCTTAATAAAGTGTAGTTTTGAAGAGACGCTTGAGACGCTTTTGACTGCCGCAGTTTTCGGTGAAGTCGACCACCTGAAGGGAGTTACAGAAAACGTTATTGTAGGACAGCTTTCGCCCTACGGCACAGGAGCTTTTGACATCATGATAGATGAAGTCAAGCTCAGAGACGCTAACCAAACCAATGCAATCAACGTGGCAGATACTCTGGGACTCGTCTCGCCAGACTCATCACCACTCAGCCCCTCAACGCCAGCCACCAAGCAAACAATGTCGCCAATGGCCTTCAGCCCAACATATACATCATTAATGATGTCACCAGTAGGAGGTATTGGCATGGGTCCAAGTACTCCTGGACTTATGGTTGATACTTATGCACTTGGCGGAAGTTTCAGTCCAACAAGTCCTACCAGCCCTATGAGTCCCACTAGTCCCATGAGTCCCACTAGTCCCATGAGTCCCATGAGTCCAACTAGTGCTATGTCACCAGTATATTCACCAGCATATTCTCCAACAAGCCCAATGAGTCCAACTAGTCCAGCCAATGCATTAAGTCCAACATCGCCAGTATACTCACCAGCCTACTCGCCAACTAGTCCAACTAGCGCCATGAGTCCCACATCACCGGTATATTCCCCGGCTTATTCACCAACGAGTCCAAATCTAGGATATGCTCCAACTTCCCCAGTTTACTCGCCTGCGTACTCCCCTACAAGCCCAAACTATGGGTACTCTCCAACCAGTCCACTAAGTCCTACATCACCTGCTTACAGTCCCACAGACCCGTTCTCGCCTAACCCTTTCCAAGATATtgattaa
- the Stoml2 gene encoding SPFH domain / Band 7 family protein, which yields MLFHRIGIKNACVGFHRSLGRINYNHSFNRKFTTFNLRPPTKTHFGIVIVPQQSVYVIERFGKYKRTIGAGIHLLWPTIDRISYIHSLKENTIVIPNQTAITKDNVMIQIDGVLYVKCINPYDASYGVEDPIFAITQLAQTTMRSELGKLSLDSTFLERDNLNHLIVNNINVASKSWGVTCLRYEIRDITLPKNIISAMEKQAEAERMKRAEILRSEGDRESEINIALAKRQIEILKAEGEAKAEKQRAEAAAYTLEVLTNTLKKNGVAEAVTLRLAEKYIAAFANLAKTNNTIILTNSSGTTDLITQATTIFSRINSQLNKCLVKEDVKNSLGSVENMEDLLVVPKSGDKSN from the exons ATGCTGTTCCATAGAATTGGTATAAAGAATGCCTGTGTAGGATTCCATAGAAGTTTAGGTAGAATCAACTACAATCACAGCTTCAATAGAAAATTTACAACTTTTAACCTCAGACCACCTactaaaacacattttgGAATCGTCATAGTCCCTCAGCAATCTGTTTACGTTATCGAACG ATTTGGAAAATATAAGAGAACAATAGGAGCGGGAATACACTTACTATGGCCAACAATTGATAGGATTTCATATATCCACTCATTAAAGGAAAATACTATCGTTATTCCCAACCAAACGGCAATTACCAAGGATAAT GTAATGATACAGATTGATGGAGTTTTATATGTGAAGTGTATAAACCCATATGAT GCTTCCTATGGAGTTGAGGATCCAATTTTCGCTATCACCCAGCTGGCACAAACCACGATGAGGTCTGAACTAGGTAAATTATCACTGGATTCCACTTTCCTTGAAAGAGACAACCTGAATCACCTGATTGTCAAc AACATTAATGTTGCTTCAAAATCTTGGGGTGTAACCTGTTTAAGATACGAGATTAGGGACATTACTCTGCCAAAAAACATCATCTCTGCCATGGAAAAACAG GCTGAAGCTGAACGTATGAAAAGAGCTGAAATCCTCAGAAGTGAAGGTGACAGAGAGAGCGAAATCAACATTGCCCTCGCCAAGAGACAAATCGAGATACTAAAAGCAGAAGGTGAAGCAAAAGCTGAAAAACAAAGAGCAGAAGCAGCTGCTTACACACTCGAGGTCTTAACCAATACCCTCAAAAAAAATG GAGTGGCTGAGGCCGTAACGTTAAGGCTTGCAGAGAAGTATATTGCAGCTTTTGCAAATTTGGCCAAAACGAATAACACCATAATCCTAACTAATAGCAGTGGAACGACGGATCTTATAACACAGGCCACTACAATATTCAGCAGAATAAACTCTCAGC TTAATAAATGTTTAGTGAAGGAAGATGTAAAGAATTCACTGGGATCAGTTGAGAATATGGAAGATCTTTTGGTGGTCCCAAAATCAGGAgataaatcaaattaa